Proteins from a genomic interval of Flammeovirgaceae bacterium SG7u.111:
- a CDS encoding sulfatase: MRIFSLMLTILPLLVSCGSAPKSEKLPNIVLINVDDLGWKDVGFMGSTYYETPHLDAFAREGMVFTNAYAGAANCAPSRACLLSGLNTPRHGVYTVSPSDRGNEKTRKLIPIKNTKHLQDSIYTLPQMLKSAGYVTGSFGKWHVGEDPNEQGIDYNIGGSGRGNPGKGGYFAPYNIDFIENGPEGEYLTDRLTQEAISFFENNKDTTFFAYIPFYTVHTPLMGKEELVEKYKPKTGVDGQDNPTFGAMVSAMDENVGRIFQALEALSLSKNTLVIFTSDNGGIRDISYQNPLRAGKGSYYEGGIRVPLVIRWPGKVLEGTTNGSNVSNLDFYATLQELANPKKKAQMLDGISLVPQFQDTSYVERDVYFHFPIYLQAYNKKDDGGRDPLFRTRPGSVVIAGDWKLHQYFEDGGLELYNLKTDVGETTNMAEENPEIVQRLLGKLDNWRQRTGAPVPTEQNGKYDPLYEKSQIEKVLQKGK, translated from the coding sequence ATGAGAATTTTTAGTTTAATGTTAACCATTCTTCCCTTGTTGGTTTCTTGCGGTAGCGCACCAAAATCGGAAAAGTTGCCCAATATTGTTCTTATCAACGTTGATGACCTCGGCTGGAAAGATGTGGGCTTTATGGGAAGTACTTATTACGAAACGCCCCATCTTGATGCTTTTGCACGGGAAGGGATGGTATTTACCAATGCGTATGCGGGAGCGGCAAACTGTGCGCCTAGCAGGGCCTGCTTACTTTCTGGGCTCAATACGCCGAGGCATGGGGTGTACACCGTAAGCCCATCGGACAGGGGGAATGAGAAGACCCGTAAGTTGATTCCAATCAAAAACACCAAACACCTGCAAGACTCGATCTACACCCTCCCGCAAATGCTAAAGTCGGCAGGGTATGTCACCGGTAGCTTTGGCAAGTGGCATGTGGGCGAAGACCCAAATGAGCAAGGGATAGACTATAATATAGGAGGGAGTGGAAGAGGCAACCCTGGGAAAGGGGGGTATTTTGCTCCGTATAACATAGATTTTATAGAAAATGGGCCTGAAGGAGAATACTTGACTGATAGGCTGACGCAAGAAGCTATTTCTTTCTTTGAGAATAACAAAGACACTACTTTTTTTGCCTATATCCCTTTTTACACTGTGCACACGCCACTTATGGGTAAAGAAGAATTGGTAGAAAAGTATAAGCCCAAAACTGGGGTAGATGGGCAAGATAATCCAACTTTTGGGGCGATGGTGAGCGCCATGGATGAAAATGTAGGGCGAATTTTCCAAGCGCTCGAAGCCCTAAGTCTTTCCAAAAACACTTTGGTCATCTTTACCTCTGACAACGGTGGGATTAGGGATATTTCTTATCAGAATCCTTTGCGTGCGGGAAAAGGATCGTATTACGAGGGAGGGATTCGTGTGCCGTTGGTGATTCGTTGGCCGGGCAAAGTGCTAGAAGGAACAACGAACGGCAGCAATGTGAGCAACCTAGATTTTTATGCCACTTTGCAAGAGCTTGCCAACCCGAAGAAAAAAGCTCAAATGCTCGACGGAATAAGTTTAGTGCCGCAATTTCAGGATACTTCTTATGTGGAAAGAGACGTGTATTTCCACTTTCCTATCTACTTGCAGGCTTACAATAAAAAGGATGATGGGGGGAGAGACCCTTTGTTCAGGACACGTCCAGGCTCGGTGGTTATCGCTGGGGATTGGAAGCTGCACCAGTATTTTGAAGATGGCGGGCTGGAGCTTTACAACCTGAAAACTGATGTAGGGGAAACAACAAATATGGCTGAGGAAAACCCCGAAATAGTCCAAAGACTATTGGGCAAACTTGACAACTGGCGACAAAGAACTGGAGCGCCCGTACCTACTGAACAAAATGGAAAATATGATCCACTTTATGAAAAATCACAGATTGAAAAAGTATTACAAAAAGGGAAATGA
- a CDS encoding TonB-dependent receptor — protein sequence MRLILLILLTGWFSASAQQTIKGTVSDDTGEPLPGVSVVIQGTSDGTVTNINGEYALQADIGDVLTFSYIGFLTQQKTVESASSIMNVTLQEDIQQLEEVVIIGYGTSTKKDLVSSVASIKAKEIENQPVSRVDQALQGRATGVEVTSNNGAPGSGATIRIRGNSSINGNNNPLFVVDGFIVGTDFNLNNINVNDIESIEVLKDATALSIYGTRGASGVILITTKSGKSLPPGKPSFTLNSYVGFDQLANKIDILGGEGYVNYLNEAGQFVPGPSVDVNGTLIPIGMTDPSLPLQFDNPGEVPTTDWIDVISGPGKIYNTDFSVTGRTQSTNYYTSLNYFKQDGLIRNSGIERITFRGNLDVDVSDKFKFGTNLNLSTFKKENNKVNFGQVISSVLPIRTIYDEEGEFTGTNPISGTLQRNPEADIQLRQDHDLVTNLIANTYIAFEPIEGLTLKTSMGASLNFYKRNQYLPGALPERILNNNVGGYAQVNNTISRDVLSETTLNWEKTFGDHSVKVLGGFTAQQIISESSSSSAEGFPNDVVGYNNLSLGSDPETYQVSSGYSQRTLASILGRITYGYNNKYILTLVGRRDGSSVFEPGNKYSFFPSVGGAWNVDEEAFMDNLSIIDLLKIRASYGIVGEQGVSPYNSFDLFNPQFNYFNETLVPAVILANPGSKGLKWETTKQLDIGMEIGLVDSRISLEIDYYKKTTENLLLFRDLPNTAGNRVLENVGSVENQGLEFMLKTVNVIKGDFEWGSTFTLTTNKSEVLDLGDEPFINLQSTGNQGGPSARLIVGESMPVFFGAEYLGTYKDPQDIVDDQAGGRAFLGSPRYTDVNEDGTINQEDYMIIGSPQPDFYGGFDNNLSWKGLNLSIFFQYSYGAEIFNVVTQRSLFGRGEENVDPRVLDRWMPDVNETSDIPRAGTSTSLFNPNSTANIEDGSFIRLRTVSLSYDLPVQKLNIDKVFKGVNVYVTGRNLLLISDFTLGDPEVNNFSAGSGFNSISQGFASGQYPYAKSFVTGVKINF from the coding sequence ATGCGCTTAATTTTACTTATCTTATTAACTGGATGGTTTTCTGCAAGTGCGCAGCAAACTATCAAAGGAACTGTATCGGATGATACAGGAGAACCGCTGCCTGGCGTATCTGTAGTAATTCAAGGCACGAGTGACGGTACAGTTACAAACATCAATGGAGAATACGCACTTCAGGCAGATATAGGTGATGTGCTTACGTTTTCTTATATCGGTTTTTTGACACAGCAAAAAACCGTGGAGTCTGCTTCCTCCATAATGAATGTTACCCTCCAGGAAGATATACAGCAGCTAGAAGAAGTAGTAATCATTGGTTATGGTACATCTACCAAGAAAGACTTGGTTTCTTCTGTAGCATCTATCAAGGCAAAAGAAATAGAAAACCAGCCTGTATCTAGGGTTGACCAAGCGCTGCAAGGGCGGGCTACCGGTGTTGAAGTTACTTCAAACAATGGTGCCCCTGGTAGCGGAGCAACAATTAGGATCAGAGGCAATAGCTCGATCAATGGAAACAACAACCCATTATTTGTAGTAGATGGCTTTATAGTTGGCACGGACTTCAACCTGAATAATATCAATGTAAACGATATTGAATCCATCGAGGTCTTGAAAGATGCGACTGCTCTTTCTATTTACGGTACAAGGGGTGCCTCTGGTGTGATTTTGATCACTACCAAAAGCGGCAAATCACTACCTCCTGGCAAACCTAGTTTTACACTAAACTCTTATGTAGGCTTCGATCAGCTTGCCAATAAAATTGATATTCTGGGTGGTGAGGGCTACGTAAACTACTTAAATGAGGCTGGCCAATTTGTCCCCGGACCTTCTGTTGATGTAAATGGCACATTGATACCCATTGGCATGACCGACCCCAGCCTCCCCCTTCAGTTCGATAACCCTGGAGAAGTTCCTACTACCGACTGGATAGACGTGATCTCTGGACCTGGGAAAATCTATAATACTGACTTTTCGGTTACTGGGAGAACCCAAAGCACTAATTATTATACATCTCTAAACTACTTTAAGCAAGATGGTCTTATCAGAAACTCGGGAATAGAACGAATCACTTTTAGGGGAAACCTTGATGTTGATGTTTCGGATAAGTTCAAATTTGGTACAAATTTGAACCTGAGCACATTCAAAAAAGAAAACAACAAAGTTAATTTTGGACAAGTTATTTCCAGTGTGCTGCCTATTCGTACTATTTATGACGAAGAAGGGGAGTTTACAGGAACAAATCCTATTAGCGGTACACTGCAACGTAACCCAGAAGCAGATATTCAGTTGCGCCAAGACCATGACTTGGTGACTAACCTCATTGCCAATACGTATATAGCGTTTGAACCTATTGAGGGGCTTACATTGAAAACAAGTATGGGTGCATCGCTTAATTTCTACAAAAGGAACCAGTACTTACCAGGAGCCTTACCCGAAAGAATTTTGAACAACAACGTAGGCGGTTATGCTCAAGTCAACAACACTATTAGTAGGGATGTACTTAGTGAAACCACATTAAACTGGGAAAAAACGTTTGGTGACCATTCCGTAAAAGTATTAGGAGGCTTCACTGCTCAACAAATCATCTCAGAGTCCAGTAGTTCTTCCGCAGAAGGTTTCCCTAACGATGTAGTAGGGTACAACAACCTTTCCTTAGGCTCGGATCCAGAAACATACCAAGTAAGCTCTGGATACTCCCAAAGAACTTTAGCTTCTATTCTAGGGCGTATTACCTACGGGTATAATAACAAATACATTTTAACTTTGGTAGGCAGAAGGGACGGTTCTTCGGTTTTTGAACCAGGCAACAAGTACTCCTTCTTCCCATCGGTAGGTGGTGCGTGGAATGTAGATGAAGAAGCCTTCATGGACAACCTGAGCATCATTGATCTTTTGAAAATCAGGGCAAGTTATGGTATAGTTGGCGAACAAGGAGTTAGCCCTTATAACTCATTTGACTTATTCAACCCTCAGTTCAATTATTTTAATGAAACACTAGTTCCTGCGGTCATTTTGGCAAACCCAGGCTCAAAAGGATTGAAATGGGAAACGACCAAACAGCTTGATATAGGGATGGAAATTGGACTGGTTGATAGCAGAATTTCCCTCGAAATAGATTATTACAAGAAAACAACGGAAAATTTATTGTTGTTCAGGGACTTGCCCAACACGGCAGGAAACCGGGTGCTCGAAAACGTAGGTAGCGTTGAAAACCAAGGCCTCGAGTTTATGTTGAAAACAGTCAACGTTATAAAAGGTGATTTTGAATGGGGCTCAACCTTTACACTCACCACGAACAAAAGTGAAGTACTGGATCTCGGTGACGAACCATTTATAAACCTACAATCTACAGGTAACCAAGGTGGTCCTTCTGCCCGCTTAATAGTAGGCGAATCGATGCCCGTATTCTTCGGAGCTGAATATTTGGGCACATACAAAGACCCTCAAGACATTGTGGACGACCAAGCAGGTGGACGCGCATTCTTAGGCAGCCCAAGATATACCGATGTGAACGAAGACGGTACTATCAATCAAGAAGATTATATGATAATAGGAAGCCCGCAACCTGACTTCTACGGTGGTTTTGATAACAACTTATCGTGGAAAGGGCTCAACCTAAGTATTTTCTTCCAGTATTCTTACGGAGCAGAAATCTTCAATGTGGTAACACAGAGGTCATTGTTTGGTAGAGGCGAAGAAAACGTTGATCCAAGAGTGCTTGACCGCTGGATGCCTGATGTAAATGAAACTTCCGACATCCCAAGAGCGGGTACGTCTACAAGCTTGTTCAACCCTAACAGCACCGCCAATATTGAAGATGGCTCATTTATCAGGCTTCGTACGGTATCGCTTTCTTACGATCTTCCTGTCCAGAAGCTTAACATCGACAAGGTTTTCAAAGGCGTGAATGTGTACGTGACCGGAAGAAACCTCCTTCTCATATCAGACTTTACTTTGGGTGACCCTGAGGTTAATAACTTTTCAGCAGGTAGCGGATTCAACTCCATATCCCAAGGATTTGCAAGTGGGCAGTACCCATACGCAAAGAGTTTTGTAACAGGAGTAAAAATTAACTTTTAA
- a CDS encoding two-component regulator propeller domain-containing protein — protein MKKHTHLLLQHLFLQVLLWLFGVVALSAQSSTLNFQKLSINGMGFDLDANFVMQDSIGYLWIGTNNGLYRYDGRSLDEFQYNVFDSVSLPNNSVNSIVEDDNGNLWIGTESYLVFYNRVANSFHGFYKNTTTKVLRKASDGTVWAYLQKIGYVVITPHVNLDSLQFATVQNYQNENKKLLENSRINSFYEDVYGRTWIATDSDILTVGETGLLSKTSFNEEVRFLEKYRGNSFLAFTTNAIYVLAYRKGNRKLEVLEKYSETLPQPFSPTAVQLDPEKPEYYVATKKGLIRLKIGDNGHVSYNCLFGNDALNPSFIITSLTLDNHKNLWIASSNGMYKMVDRGNIFNSISMAGGSSRIKALYRSRNKENTYVGTSEGKVIRFNSDVYSRPKFLLNIGTGNAINNIVAEYGTNEVLVSVNSTLFRSTNLESGNPLELEEVKGYKKRIEDVLSINQNEIWVGVWGDGVDIINKAVPLSKWKKNLIESLRGAHVSVLHLDKYNKLWIGTRGQGIYLVDLTNEKMTHIYPDKPEGLNSDAILCFLELGSELYIGTRGGGVNVYNLEANEFDRVYTKEEGLNSLTIASMEADKKGNIWMSTMHGITLFNIHTERFTNFGQSDGLSENQFTFNTSTSDESGNICFTDGASLVQVKTGEYRKNETLAKTLITGFEVMGTQSEDNEWVKPENKPIELGGRIELPYDKYTISIRFTSLDFTAPEKNKYAYKLEGVNDYWVDVQAGNSVASYNGLKPGAYVFQVKSSNSDGVWNLESASLEFEIKPPFWQTNIAILLYVLFMVSGACGAAVIIRNWYQMKKNLVAETVSRHKDNEHHQMKMIFFTDISHELRTPLTLIQGTIEKVIRENQYQLKENTARRIYNNSLRIGRLIDQIMDIRKNEVGAFQLKVGKGDIIKDILSIKNAFNDFALIYDITYEFESEEKELQGFYDPQIVEKVLFNLLSNAFKYTPEKGTVEVLLRRLKVEEDQLDENILKPGMYIECSVFDNGAGIPEESLPHIFNRYYQTTKIPAHKIPGTGIGMELVQKLVRAHGGMVRVDSVENEFSKFTFLLPIEKNHYDEKQLIDEDVERTPSILTRSEYQVFEEVTSSGVHKKVSVFEEKPKILLVDDNSELRLMLKEELFHEFEIIEAENGQIGYQKAVEVQPKLIISDILMPIEDGVAMLKKLKSNENLEHIPVFMLTAKDSQETKIDCLRLGAADYVEKPFSPDFLKWKVKNTLFSRESLKDKYSKVISVKTSDVELESNDEKLIKKLVLIVEGSLDNESLSVETLASEAGMSRANLYRKLQAILNESPVNFIKKIRLKRACQLLEKNNMYIAEVAYMTGFSNPKYFAKCFHKEFGISPTNYAKQFEKSTTDKGHISIELSDLFAKIG, from the coding sequence ATGAAAAAACATACCCATCTCTTATTGCAACATTTGTTTTTGCAAGTGCTACTTTGGCTCTTTGGAGTAGTTGCGCTATCGGCTCAGTCATCCACATTGAATTTCCAAAAACTATCTATCAACGGAATGGGTTTTGATCTTGATGCAAATTTTGTTATGCAAGATAGTATTGGCTACTTGTGGATTGGGACAAACAATGGCCTTTATAGGTATGATGGGAGAAGCCTTGATGAGTTTCAATACAATGTGTTTGATTCTGTGTCGCTTCCAAATAACTCGGTCAATAGCATAGTAGAGGATGATAATGGAAATTTGTGGATAGGGACAGAAAGCTATCTTGTCTTTTACAATAGGGTGGCAAATTCTTTCCACGGTTTTTATAAAAATACAACGACTAAAGTATTAAGAAAAGCTTCGGACGGAACGGTTTGGGCGTATCTCCAAAAAATAGGCTATGTAGTAATAACGCCACATGTTAACCTGGATAGTTTGCAATTTGCAACCGTCCAAAATTACCAAAACGAGAATAAAAAGCTGTTAGAAAATAGTAGAATCAATAGTTTCTATGAAGATGTGTACGGTAGGACTTGGATTGCGACCGACTCGGATATCCTGACAGTAGGAGAAACTGGTTTATTGAGCAAGACCAGTTTTAATGAAGAAGTAAGATTCTTAGAAAAATATAGAGGCAATTCGTTTTTGGCATTTACTACGAACGCTATTTATGTACTTGCTTATAGGAAAGGGAACAGAAAGCTGGAAGTATTAGAAAAATACTCAGAAACACTGCCGCAGCCGTTTTCGCCCACTGCCGTACAGCTCGACCCAGAAAAACCGGAATACTACGTAGCAACTAAAAAAGGGCTTATTAGGCTTAAGATTGGGGATAACGGCCATGTCTCTTACAATTGTTTATTTGGGAATGACGCTTTGAACCCATCTTTTATCATTACCTCTTTAACGCTCGACAACCATAAAAACCTTTGGATAGCTAGCTCCAATGGCATGTACAAAATGGTGGATAGAGGAAATATCTTTAATAGCATTTCCATGGCAGGAGGAAGTTCAAGAATCAAGGCGCTGTACAGGTCAAGAAATAAAGAGAATACCTACGTAGGAACTTCTGAAGGCAAGGTTATTCGGTTTAATAGCGATGTTTATAGTAGACCTAAGTTTTTGCTCAACATTGGTACAGGTAACGCAATTAATAATATTGTTGCTGAATATGGAACAAACGAAGTCCTTGTTTCGGTGAACTCTACGCTCTTTAGATCTACAAATCTTGAAAGTGGAAACCCATTGGAATTGGAAGAAGTGAAGGGTTACAAGAAGAGGATTGAGGATGTTTTGTCTATTAACCAAAATGAAATATGGGTAGGGGTTTGGGGTGATGGAGTTGATATTATTAATAAAGCTGTTCCATTATCGAAGTGGAAAAAGAACCTTATAGAAAGTTTGAGAGGGGCACATGTTTCGGTGCTGCATTTGGACAAATACAATAAGCTGTGGATAGGGACAAGGGGCCAGGGCATTTACCTTGTAGACTTGACGAATGAGAAGATGACCCATATTTATCCTGACAAGCCTGAAGGTCTCAATTCAGACGCCATACTTTGTTTTCTGGAACTTGGAAGTGAACTTTACATTGGTACTCGTGGAGGAGGGGTTAACGTATATAACCTGGAAGCCAATGAGTTCGATCGGGTATATACCAAAGAAGAAGGGCTGAATTCTCTCACTATCGCTTCTATGGAAGCCGATAAAAAAGGAAATATTTGGATGAGTACGATGCATGGTATTACCCTATTTAATATCCATACTGAACGGTTTACAAACTTTGGACAGTCAGATGGGCTTTCGGAAAACCAATTTACTTTTAATACAAGTACCAGCGATGAGTCAGGAAATATCTGTTTTACCGATGGGGCAAGCTTGGTGCAGGTTAAGACAGGTGAGTACAGAAAGAATGAAACGCTGGCTAAAACCTTGATCACAGGCTTTGAAGTAATGGGGACTCAAAGTGAGGACAATGAGTGGGTGAAACCTGAAAATAAGCCGATTGAGCTCGGGGGGAGAATAGAGTTACCTTACGATAAATACACCATTTCTATAAGGTTTACCTCGCTTGATTTTACTGCTCCAGAAAAGAATAAATATGCCTACAAGCTGGAGGGAGTGAATGACTATTGGGTGGATGTGCAAGCAGGTAACAGTGTAGCTAGTTATAATGGATTGAAACCAGGCGCTTATGTGTTTCAGGTAAAAAGCTCTAATAGTGATGGCGTGTGGAACTTAGAGTCAGCAAGTTTGGAGTTTGAGATAAAGCCACCTTTTTGGCAGACTAACATTGCAATTTTATTATATGTTTTGTTCATGGTCTCGGGGGCTTGTGGAGCAGCTGTGATCATTAGGAATTGGTACCAAATGAAAAAAAACTTGGTGGCGGAGACAGTTAGCAGACACAAAGATAATGAGCACCACCAGATGAAAATGATATTTTTTACCGATATCTCTCATGAGCTGCGAACTCCCTTGACGTTGATCCAAGGTACTATCGAGAAAGTGATAAGGGAAAATCAGTACCAGTTAAAAGAAAATACTGCAAGGCGTATTTATAACAATTCATTGCGCATAGGCAGGCTGATAGACCAGATAATGGATATCCGAAAAAATGAAGTGGGGGCTTTCCAATTGAAAGTGGGCAAGGGAGACATCATTAAAGACATCCTTTCCATCAAAAATGCCTTCAATGATTTTGCCCTTATTTATGACATTACTTACGAATTTGAAAGTGAAGAAAAAGAACTACAAGGGTTTTATGATCCGCAAATAGTAGAAAAAGTCTTGTTTAACCTTCTTTCCAATGCGTTTAAATACACTCCAGAAAAGGGAACGGTTGAAGTGCTATTGAGAAGACTAAAAGTAGAAGAAGACCAGCTTGATGAAAATATATTGAAGCCGGGCATGTACATTGAATGCTCTGTTTTTGACAATGGTGCGGGAATACCAGAAGAAAGCTTGCCTCACATTTTCAACCGATACTATCAAACCACAAAAATACCTGCCCACAAAATACCAGGGACGGGAATTGGGATGGAATTGGTTCAAAAGCTGGTAAGGGCTCATGGGGGAATGGTGAGGGTGGACAGTGTAGAAAATGAATTTTCAAAGTTTACTTTTTTACTTCCCATCGAGAAAAACCACTACGATGAGAAGCAGCTGATAGATGAAGATGTAGAAAGAACGCCTTCCATTTTGACTCGTTCAGAGTACCAAGTTTTTGAAGAGGTAACTTCCAGCGGTGTCCATAAAAAGGTAAGTGTATTTGAGGAAAAACCTAAAATTCTTTTGGTGGACGATAATAGTGAGTTACGTCTGATGCTGAAGGAAGAACTGTTCCATGAGTTTGAAATTATAGAAGCGGAAAATGGGCAAATTGGCTACCAAAAAGCAGTTGAAGTTCAGCCAAAACTCATTATTAGCGATATTTTAATGCCCATAGAAGACGGTGTGGCTATGCTAAAAAAATTAAAATCGAACGAAAACTTGGAGCATATTCCCGTATTTATGCTCACGGCAAAAGATTCGCAGGAAACCAAGATCGATTGTTTGCGCTTAGGGGCTGCCGATTATGTAGAAAAACCTTTCAGCCCAGATTTTTTGAAATGGAAAGTGAAAAATACACTTTTTTCCAGAGAGTCGCTGAAGGATAAATACAGCAAGGTGATTTCCGTGAAAACATCTGATGTGGAGCTAGAGTCTAACGATGAGAAACTAATCAAAAAATTGGTGCTGATAGTAGAAGGCTCGTTGGACAATGAGTCTTTGAGTGTGGAAACCCTAGCTTCAGAAGCGGGGATGAGCCGGGCAAATTTGTACCGGAAGCTTCAGGCTATTTTGAACGAGAGCCCTGTGAACTTCATCAAGAAAATCAGGCTGAAACGAGCATGCCAATTACTTGAAAAAAATAATATGTACATAGCTGAGGTGGCATATATGACAGGGTTCAGCAATCCAAAATATTTTGCCAAATGTTTTCACAAGGAATTCGGAATTAGCCCAACGAATTATGCCAAGCAATTTGAAAAATCAACAACAGATAAGGGGCATATCTCCATCGAACTTTCAGATTTATTTGCCAAGATTGGTTAG
- a CDS encoding RagB/SusD family nutrient uptake outer membrane protein, giving the protein MKNIKIIISLLVFLGILSGCDSFLEEDLRDQIAVENFFNNDQEALLASNGLYRILHRGDMYKTRGLDNYYVNGADEVGPSRNVNGQIHNYLIAEGVADGNGTWASCYELVRNASLNITNLEGNENISETIRNQTLGEAYFLRALAYFHLTNLWGDVPYFRELLPLDELGSLERTSKDIIREDMKADLALAYDLLPSEYSGSDLGRASKWAAAALKAKFHLFDKEWAEAKTECDKIINNSPHSLLDDFAAVFNQVDKTQQYNNEQIFVIDFTTDPVFGDGATQRTDDYNPRLRDEPSNRNDRPDGAGTPTRWELLQADLQANDQDMSGYGWAVPLPEIADRANWDPDDLRYDVSIVTEYLGYQLTHPYYRKNWNLNNSSPRGNHHENYVVFRLADIYLMAAEAENEISGPDNAYVYVNRVRERAFEPDKPWSGMTQQQFREAMYDERKFELCTEGYRRMDLIRWGILLDVVKTVEHRSWNNPANNIQPYHVLLPIPQDEIILNPNLLNTDPTNNGYR; this is encoded by the coding sequence ATGAAAAATATAAAAATAATTATATCACTTCTCGTATTTCTAGGAATACTCTCGGGCTGCGACAGTTTTCTAGAAGAAGATTTGAGGGATCAAATAGCGGTGGAAAACTTCTTCAACAACGACCAAGAAGCACTTTTGGCTTCTAATGGACTCTACAGAATACTTCACAGAGGGGACATGTACAAAACCAGGGGTCTTGACAATTATTATGTAAACGGCGCCGATGAGGTGGGACCAAGCCGTAACGTAAATGGGCAAATCCATAACTACCTGATAGCCGAAGGTGTTGCAGACGGAAACGGAACATGGGCATCCTGCTATGAGCTTGTTAGAAACGCTTCCTTGAATATCACTAACTTAGAAGGCAACGAAAACATCTCAGAAACGATAAGAAACCAGACATTGGGCGAAGCATACTTCCTCAGAGCCCTTGCCTATTTCCATTTGACCAACCTCTGGGGCGATGTACCTTATTTCAGAGAATTACTTCCTTTAGATGAGCTAGGCAGCTTGGAACGTACCTCTAAAGACATCATTCGTGAAGACATGAAGGCTGATTTAGCCCTTGCGTATGACTTATTACCAAGTGAATATTCTGGATCGGACTTGGGCAGAGCATCAAAATGGGCTGCCGCAGCACTCAAAGCAAAGTTCCACTTGTTCGATAAAGAGTGGGCAGAGGCAAAAACTGAATGTGATAAAATTATCAATAATTCTCCACACAGCCTTTTAGATGATTTTGCAGCAGTTTTCAATCAAGTTGACAAAACGCAACAGTACAATAACGAACAAATTTTTGTAATAGATTTCACTACTGACCCTGTATTTGGAGATGGGGCTACACAAAGGACAGATGATTATAACCCAAGGCTGAGGGATGAACCAAGCAATAGAAATGACCGCCCTGATGGCGCTGGCACCCCGACGAGGTGGGAACTGCTCCAAGCTGACCTACAAGCCAACGATCAGGATATGAGTGGATATGGATGGGCAGTTCCTCTTCCTGAGATTGCCGATAGAGCCAATTGGGATCCAGACGATCTACGCTACGATGTTAGTATCGTCACCGAATACCTTGGCTACCAATTGACACACCCTTACTACCGCAAAAATTGGAATTTGAACAACTCTTCTCCACGGGGTAACCACCATGAAAACTACGTAGTCTTTAGGTTAGCAGACATCTATTTGATGGCAGCCGAGGCAGAAAACGAGATAAGCGGACCTGATAATGCCTATGTGTATGTAAACAGGGTACGAGAAAGAGCCTTTGAGCCAGATAAGCCTTGGAGCGGAATGACCCAACAGCAATTTAGGGAAGCTATGTACGACGAACGCAAATTCGAGCTATGTACGGAAGGATACCGCAGAATGGATTTGATTAGATGGGGCATACTTTTGGACGTGGTGAAAACAGTGGAACACCGCTCATGGAACAACCCTGCTAACAACATACAGCCTTATCATGTATTATTGCCCATCCCACAAGATGAAATCATTCTAAACCCTAACCTCTTGAACACGGACCCAACCAATAATGGTTACCGTTAG